The following proteins are co-located in the Spirochaetota bacterium genome:
- a CDS encoding tyrosine recombinase XerC — protein sequence MNEDNRKILLGFLNYLSYDRGLSENTVNSYRFDLTEFIKYLENEKIEITKVSPQDIQNYINLCAKRGVEATTTARYVSSIRTFFKYLVINEYIDENPSEFIERPKIARDIPLFLTEQEVEMVKNSILQNEPNDARKVRDITIVELLFSCGVRVSELVNLKLEDINLNNDYIIVRGKGNKQRLIPIGSIAKRYLIEYLLVRKKTLEKLSNDDGFVFISRLGKKISRVSVWKTIKKHVILSGLDSKVSVHTFRHTFATEMLKSGADLRSVQELLGHKSILATQIYTHITDENKFKAIFNLKTVKKINEKNEKDNKLF from the coding sequence ATGAATGAGGATAACAGAAAGATACTTTTAGGCTTTCTAAACTACCTATCCTACGATAGAGGCTTATCTGAAAATACTGTTAATTCATACAGGTTTGACCTTACAGAATTCATCAAATACCTTGAGAATGAGAAGATTGAAATAACTAAAGTTTCACCTCAAGACATACAAAACTACATAAACCTCTGTGCCAAAAGGGGAGTTGAAGCAACAACGACAGCAAGGTATGTATCGTCAATAAGAACATTCTTCAAATACCTCGTAATAAACGAATACATTGATGAAAACCCTTCAGAGTTTATAGAAAGACCAAAAATAGCAAGAGATATCCCACTATTCCTAACAGAACAGGAAGTTGAAATGGTTAAGAACAGTATTCTTCAGAACGAACCAAACGATGCAAGAAAAGTTAGAGACATTACCATAGTTGAACTACTCTTCTCTTGTGGTGTCAGAGTTTCAGAACTCGTGAATCTAAAACTTGAAGATATTAACCTTAACAACGACTACATAATCGTGAGAGGTAAGGGGAATAAACAGAGGCTTATTCCTATCGGTAGTATCGCAAAGAGATATCTAATAGAATACTTACTAGTCAGAAAGAAAACATTAGAGAAACTCTCAAACGATGACGGTTTTGTTTTCATATCAAGGCTTGGCAAGAAGATAAGTAGAGTAAGTGTCTGGAAAACAATCAAAAAGCACGTCATTCTATCAGGTCTTGATAGTAAGGTATCCGTTCATACTTTCAGACACACCTTCGCAACCGAAATGCTTAAAAGCGGAGCAGACTTACGATCAGTTCAAGAATTACTAGGACACAAAAGTATCCTCGCAACGCAGATATACACTCACATAACAGATGAAAACAAATTCAAAGCAATATTCAATCTCAAAACAGTCAAGAAAATCAACGAAAAGAATGAAAAAGACAACAAATTGTTCTAA